A region of Vicinamibacterales bacterium DNA encodes the following proteins:
- a CDS encoding redox-sensing transcriptional repressor Rex — translation MLVNSQNKRKAAADQVSELTTGRLSVYLRCLTQLEADGVETTSSQALAERFHLNAAQIRKDLAYFGEFGVRGVGYYVKDLKLQLRRILGLDRKLKVAVMGAGNLGMALADYPGFRREGFEIVAMFDSAEQKIGVRSRAGVPIHDIRDIRKVLKKEHVDIVVLAVPAESAQHVLDQVAGSGVKAVLNFSPGSLRVPDGIKLKSVDLTVSLEGLSFFLAQGDAAS, via the coding sequence ATGCTTGTGAATTCTCAGAACAAGCGGAAGGCCGCCGCCGATCAGGTCTCTGAGCTCACGACCGGCCGCCTGTCCGTGTATCTCCGGTGCCTCACGCAGCTCGAGGCCGACGGCGTCGAGACGACGTCGTCGCAGGCGCTGGCCGAGCGCTTCCACCTGAACGCCGCGCAGATCCGCAAGGACCTGGCCTACTTCGGGGAGTTCGGCGTGCGCGGCGTCGGCTACTACGTCAAGGACCTGAAGCTGCAGCTGCGGCGCATCCTGGGCCTCGACCGCAAGCTGAAGGTGGCGGTGATGGGCGCGGGCAACCTCGGCATGGCGCTCGCCGACTATCCGGGGTTCCGCCGCGAGGGCTTCGAGATCGTGGCGATGTTCGACAGCGCCGAGCAGAAGATCGGCGTTCGATCGCGCGCCGGCGTGCCCATCCACGACATCCGGGACATCCGCAAGGTGTTGAAGAAGGAGCACGTGGACATCGTCGTGCTCGCGGTGCCGGCCGAGTCCGCCCAGCACGTGCTCGACCAGGTGGCGGGGAGCGGCGTGAAGGCCGTGCTGAACTTCTCGCCCGGCTCCCTGCGGGTGCCGGACGGCATCAAGCTGAAGAGCGTCGACCTGACCGTGTCGCTCGAGGGCCTCTCGTTCTTCCTGGCCCAGGGCGACGCGGCGTCCTGA
- the moaC gene encoding cyclic pyranopterin monophosphate synthase MoaC has product MPAPARLTHADAHGRLRMVDVGDKPDSAREAVASGHVLLSAATRRAVRAGRLKKGDPLQAARLAGIMAAKHTASIVPLCHPLPLTGIDVELTHTARGIAIRAAVRTQGKTGVEMEALTAVAAAALTVYDMLKAIDKGMVIERIQLDEKRGGRSGEFRRTARPGRR; this is encoded by the coding sequence ATGCCCGCGCCGGCGCGACTCACGCATGCGGACGCCCACGGCCGCCTCCGGATGGTGGACGTCGGCGACAAGCCCGACTCGGCTCGCGAGGCCGTGGCCTCCGGCCACGTCCTGCTGTCGGCCGCGACCCGTCGGGCCGTGCGCGCGGGGCGCCTGAAGAAGGGCGACCCCCTCCAGGCGGCGCGGCTGGCCGGCATCATGGCGGCCAAGCACACCGCGTCGATCGTGCCCTTGTGCCACCCCCTGCCGCTCACGGGCATCGACGTCGAGCTCACCCACACCGCGCGCGGGATCGCGATCCGCGCGGCCGTCCGGACCCAGGGGAAGACCGGCGTCGAGATGGAGGCCCTCACCGCGGTAGCCGCGGCGGCGCTCACCGTCTACGACATGCTCAAGGCCATCGACAAGGGCATGGTCATCGAGCGCATTCAACTCGACGAGAAGCGCGGCGGCCGGTCCGGCGAGTTCCGACGGACCGCGCGCCCCGGGCGCCGGTGA
- a CDS encoding D-2-hydroxyacid dehydrogenase, whose protein sequence is MTVLVSIRQPVEAWQIPDDAVARLRTLLPDHEVLHATTPAEREAGLASCDVAFTWVLDQAELARAPRLRWVHTSAVAVGTLCLDALAARGVAVSNSRGIQSTPIAEHVLALLLAMTRRLPLAFERQRQARWSQHEFGGPLLPSVLRGRTLGLVGLGSIGTEVARLATAFGMRVVATRRDPSRPVPQGVERVWGPEGLDALLAEADVVVVAAPLTGETDALLDRARLGRMKPGARLVNIARGQLVDGQALADAVAAGRLAGAALDVFAEEPLPPESPLWHTPHVIVTPHTSGFRAGHWFEVVDLFARNVRRWERGTPLLWAVDPARGY, encoded by the coding sequence GTGACGGTCCTCGTCTCGATCCGCCAGCCGGTCGAGGCCTGGCAGATTCCCGACGACGCCGTCGCGCGCCTGCGAACGCTCCTGCCCGACCACGAGGTCCTGCATGCGACCACGCCCGCCGAACGGGAGGCCGGGCTGGCGTCGTGCGACGTCGCCTTCACGTGGGTGCTCGACCAGGCCGAGCTGGCGCGGGCGCCGCGGCTCCGCTGGGTCCACACGTCGGCTGTCGCCGTGGGCACGCTGTGCCTCGACGCGCTCGCCGCGCGCGGCGTGGCCGTGTCGAATTCCCGCGGCATCCAGTCCACGCCAATCGCCGAGCACGTCCTCGCGTTGCTGCTGGCGATGACGCGCCGGCTGCCGCTCGCATTCGAGCGGCAACGGCAGGCCCGGTGGTCGCAGCACGAGTTCGGCGGGCCGCTGCTCCCGTCGGTCCTGCGCGGACGGACGCTCGGTCTCGTGGGCCTGGGGTCGATCGGGACCGAGGTCGCGCGGCTGGCGACGGCCTTCGGCATGCGCGTGGTCGCGACCCGGCGTGACCCGTCGCGCCCGGTGCCGCAGGGCGTGGAGCGGGTGTGGGGACCGGAGGGGCTCGACGCGCTGCTGGCCGAGGCGGACGTGGTCGTCGTGGCGGCGCCGCTCACGGGGGAGACCGACGCGCTCCTCGACCGGGCGCGCCTGGGACGGATGAAGCCCGGGGCGCGGCTCGTGAACATCGCGCGCGGTCAGCTGGTGGACGGCCAGGCGCTGGCCGACGCGGTGGCCGCGGGCAGGCTCGCCGGCGCCGCGCTCGACGTGTTCGCCGAGGAGCCGCTGCCACCGGAGTCCCCGCTGTGGCACACGCCGCACGTGATCGTCACGCCGCACACCTCGGGCTTCCGGGCCGGCCATTGGTTCGAGGTGGTCGATCTCTTCGCCCGGAACGTCCGGCGGTGGGAGCGCGGCACGCCCCTGCTGTGGGCGGTCGATCCCGCGCGTGGCTACTGA
- a CDS encoding acyltransferase, with product MATDTASGDRRYVPQLDGLRAVSVAAVAYSHWLPAYQVGVPFGAGVHLFFVLSGLLITRILLGLRDEPARGRAVVRFYLRRALRLFPAFYTVLGLAWLAGVPLVAATWPWHAAYLSNVYIARQAAWQGHLSHFWSLAVEEQFYLVWPWLVVWAPARWLGPIFVATVAAGPLARTAAAARGLSEPFWALVPAGSADSLGAGALVAWTLWAPRTRDRARPIWGWACVAGLGLWLGMRVVEAGGFLLPAAVAAWRQVAQAAVFAWIVHRAWDGVGGLPGRVLSHPAAIAIGRISYGIYLVHAFAPLALDSGLQRAGVSWAAPWPSPARAAASWVVTIGLAALLWRAVEAPAHRLKSRL from the coding sequence GTGGCTACTGACACGGCGTCCGGCGATCGGCGATACGTCCCGCAGCTCGACGGCCTGCGCGCGGTCTCGGTCGCCGCCGTCGCGTACTCCCACTGGCTGCCGGCCTACCAGGTCGGCGTCCCGTTCGGCGCCGGCGTCCACCTGTTCTTCGTCCTGAGCGGCCTCCTCATCACGCGCATCCTGCTCGGGCTGCGCGACGAGCCGGCCCGCGGCCGGGCCGTCGTCCGCTTCTACCTGCGCCGGGCGCTGCGCCTGTTTCCGGCGTTCTACACCGTGCTGGGGTTGGCGTGGCTCGCCGGGGTGCCGCTCGTGGCCGCCACGTGGCCCTGGCACGCGGCGTATCTGTCGAACGTCTACATCGCCAGGCAGGCGGCGTGGCAGGGCCACCTGAGTCACTTCTGGTCCCTGGCGGTCGAGGAGCAGTTCTACCTCGTCTGGCCGTGGCTCGTGGTCTGGGCGCCGGCGCGATGGCTCGGACCGATCTTCGTCGCGACCGTCGCCGCCGGACCGCTGGCCAGGACGGCCGCAGCCGCGCGCGGATTGAGCGAGCCGTTCTGGGCGCTGGTCCCGGCAGGCAGCGCCGATTCGCTGGGCGCCGGCGCGCTCGTCGCCTGGACGCTCTGGGCCCCGCGCACTCGCGACCGCGCGCGACCGATCTGGGGGTGGGCGTGCGTCGCGGGCCTCGGCCTGTGGCTGGGCATGCGCGTCGTCGAAGCCGGCGGCTTCCTGCTGCCGGCCGCGGTGGCGGCCTGGCGCCAGGTGGCGCAGGCGGCGGTGTTCGCCTGGATCGTCCACCGCGCGTGGGACGGCGTCGGCGGCCTGCCCGGGCGGGTGCTCTCGCACCCGGCGGCAATCGCGATCGGCCGCATCAGCTACGGCATCTACCTCGTGCACGCCTTCGCGCCGCTCGCGCTCGACTCCGGGCTGCAGCGGGCGGGCGTGAGCTGGGCGGCCCCGTGGCCGTCGCCCGCGCGCGCCGCCGCGTCGTGGGTGGTGACGATCGGGCTGGCCGCGCTCCTGTGGCGCGCCGTCGAAGCCCCGGCGCATCGCCTGAAGTCGAGGCTCTGA
- a CDS encoding glycosyltransferase family 39 protein — MSSRTDEPEGPFAVAVAMVLAIAALLRLPGLDAQLWYDEIATLVISVRQPLATILTDFPGVNQHPLYSVLSHASIGAFGESPWALRLPAVVFGVVAVWTVWDAGRLLLSRTEALAAAVLVATSSHHVWFSQNARGYTMLATFTLLSTALLLRLAERHDRRIEAAYVACAVAGVYTHLTMAFVLVAHVLTVAGAWVFGAREARRYAPSRLAVMWAVTIGLIAVTYAPYVPALLATFAEKAPPQAAKVATAGRAAGDLVRGVTEGFGVLGLLVAVVSAVAGGLALLRSRPFVVWLLVMPAVTTVGLTALMGQPIRPRFVFNLSGAAAIFVAFGASLLARGIAGRLGGRAPAAYGAALVALLLTLAPGAAAALARNATVPKQDFEAPLAMLDAASANGRTVVGAGAICLPLQRYFERPWPCAETDEAWQREVAGARDVLAVHTLIEFWHDPALVERMTRDCRDVRRFPGTLGGGDVVVCEPRSPRASAPR; from the coding sequence ATGTCGTCGAGGACTGACGAGCCGGAGGGCCCGTTCGCGGTCGCGGTGGCCATGGTGCTGGCCATCGCGGCGCTGCTGCGCCTGCCGGGGCTGGACGCGCAGCTCTGGTACGACGAGATCGCGACGCTCGTCATCTCGGTCCGGCAGCCGCTGGCCACGATCCTCACCGACTTTCCCGGCGTCAACCAGCATCCCCTCTACAGCGTGCTTTCCCACGCCTCGATCGGCGCCTTCGGCGAGTCGCCCTGGGCCTTGCGCCTGCCGGCCGTCGTCTTCGGCGTCGTCGCCGTCTGGACGGTGTGGGACGCCGGACGGCTGCTCCTCTCGAGGACCGAGGCGCTGGCCGCGGCCGTGCTCGTGGCCACGTCGAGCCACCACGTGTGGTTTTCGCAGAACGCGCGCGGGTACACGATGCTCGCGACGTTCACGCTGCTCTCGACCGCGCTCCTGCTGCGCCTCGCGGAGCGGCACGACCGGCGGATCGAAGCCGCGTACGTGGCGTGCGCCGTGGCTGGGGTCTACACGCACCTGACGATGGCGTTCGTGCTGGTCGCCCATGTCCTGACGGTCGCCGGGGCGTGGGTGTTCGGCGCGCGGGAGGCCCGGCGCTACGCGCCGTCGCGCCTCGCCGTGATGTGGGCCGTCACGATCGGCCTCATTGCCGTCACCTACGCGCCGTACGTGCCGGCGCTCCTCGCGACCTTCGCAGAGAAGGCGCCGCCCCAGGCCGCGAAAGTGGCGACGGCCGGCCGCGCGGCCGGCGACCTGGTCCGCGGGGTCACGGAGGGCTTCGGCGTCCTCGGGTTGCTCGTGGCGGTGGTGTCGGCCGTGGCCGGGGGGCTGGCGCTGCTGCGGTCCCGGCCGTTCGTCGTCTGGCTGCTCGTGATGCCGGCGGTGACGACGGTCGGGCTGACGGCGCTGATGGGCCAGCCGATCCGGCCGCGCTTCGTGTTCAACCTCTCGGGCGCGGCGGCGATCTTCGTCGCGTTCGGCGCGTCGCTCCTCGCCCGCGGGATCGCCGGGCGGCTGGGCGGCCGGGCGCCGGCGGCCTACGGCGCGGCGCTCGTCGCCCTGCTGCTCACGCTGGCGCCGGGCGCAGCGGCCGCGCTCGCGAGGAACGCCACCGTGCCGAAGCAGGACTTCGAGGCCCCGCTCGCCATGCTCGACGCGGCGTCGGCGAACGGACGGACGGTGGTGGGCGCCGGCGCGATCTGCCTGCCGCTGCAGCGGTACTTCGAGCGGCCCTGGCCGTGCGCCGAGACCGACGAGGCGTGGCAGCGCGAGGTCGCGGGCGCCCGTGACGTGCTGGCCGTGCACACGCTCATCGAGTTCTGGCACGACCCGGCCCTCGTCGAGCGGATGACCCGCGACTGCCGCGACGTCCGGCGCTTCCCCGGCACCCTGGGCGGCGGGGACGTCGTCGTCTGCGAGCCGCGGTCCCCACGGGCGTCGGCGCCGCGCTGA
- a CDS encoding FAD-dependent oxidoreductase — protein MTDRSRHPIVILGGGPAGLAAAYQLARQGWGAVTVLERGTRVGGNAGSFVLDGIPVDFGSHRLHPSCAPALLADIKTLLGADLLDRPRHGRIRLQGRWVHFPLKPLDLALRLPPAFALGVVGDALTKRFAPAADPPTFASLLERGLGKTICREFYFPYAQKLWGLPPDALDAEQARRRVANSSLGKMVRRVLGAVPGLKPPGAGRFFYPRRGFGQIADAFAAAATGAGAEVVLQAEVRAVTGDGHRITGVTAVVDGQERRFPSRQVLSTIPLPVLARLVEGTGEAPPLQATAGLGYRAMVLVYVTLEADYFTEFDAHYFPESHIRISRMSEPKRYGLVERPGRTVLCAELPCAFQGEEWSMSDTGLLDLFRRDIDAAGLGPLPPVAGVHVERLPFAYPLYTEGYRQAFDGLDAWVSRLDGLVTFGRQGLFVHDNTHHTMAMAYALAECLRPSGDLDRAAWAAARTTFESNVVED, from the coding sequence ATGACCGACCGTTCCCGTCATCCCATCGTGATCCTCGGCGGAGGTCCCGCCGGCCTCGCCGCCGCCTACCAGCTCGCGCGCCAGGGCTGGGGCGCGGTGACCGTGCTCGAGCGCGGCACCCGCGTCGGCGGCAACGCCGGCAGCTTCGTCCTCGACGGCATCCCCGTGGACTTCGGGAGCCATCGGCTGCACCCCAGTTGCGCGCCGGCGCTCCTCGCCGACATCAAGACGCTGCTCGGCGCCGACCTCCTCGATCGTCCGCGCCACGGCCGCATCCGGCTCCAGGGCCGCTGGGTCCACTTCCCGCTCAAGCCTCTCGACCTGGCGCTCCGCCTGCCGCCGGCCTTCGCCCTCGGCGTCGTCGGCGACGCCCTCACGAAGCGCTTCGCGCCCGCCGCGGACCCGCCGACCTTCGCATCGCTCCTCGAGCGCGGCCTCGGCAAGACCATCTGCCGCGAGTTCTATTTCCCCTACGCGCAGAAGCTCTGGGGCCTGCCGCCGGACGCGCTCGACGCGGAGCAGGCGCGGCGCCGCGTCGCCAACTCGTCGCTGGGCAAGATGGTCCGGCGCGTGCTGGGCGCCGTGCCCGGCCTGAAACCGCCGGGCGCCGGCCGCTTCTTCTATCCGCGGCGCGGCTTCGGACAGATTGCCGATGCGTTCGCTGCGGCCGCGACGGGCGCGGGCGCCGAGGTGGTGCTGCAGGCCGAGGTGCGCGCGGTGACGGGCGACGGCCACCGCATCACCGGGGTGACGGCGGTCGTGGACGGCCAGGAGCGGCGGTTTCCGTCGCGCCAGGTGCTCTCGACCATCCCGCTGCCGGTGCTGGCACGCCTCGTCGAGGGCACGGGCGAGGCGCCGCCGCTCCAGGCCACCGCGGGTCTGGGATACCGCGCGATGGTGCTCGTCTACGTGACGCTGGAAGCCGACTACTTCACGGAGTTCGACGCGCACTACTTCCCCGAGTCGCACATCCGCATCAGCCGGATGTCCGAGCCGAAACGTTACGGGCTGGTCGAGCGTCCAGGCCGCACCGTGCTGTGCGCGGAGCTGCCGTGCGCCTTCCAGGGCGAGGAGTGGTCGATGTCCGACACGGGCCTCCTCGACCTGTTCCGCCGTGACATCGATGCGGCCGGTCTGGGCCCGCTGCCCCCGGTGGCGGGCGTCCACGTCGAACGGCTGCCGTTCGCGTATCCCCTGTACACCGAGGGCTACCGCCAGGCCTTCGACGGTCTCGACGCATGGGTGTCCCGCCTGGACGGTCTCGTCACCTTCGGCCGCCAGGGCCTCTTCGTGCACGACAACACGCACCACACGATGGCCATGGCCTACGCGCTCGCCGAGTGCCTGCGGCCGTCCGGCGACCTCGATCGCGCGGCATGGGCCGCGGCCCGGACGACCTTCGAGTCGAATGTCGTCGAGGACTGA
- a CDS encoding lysylphosphatidylglycerol synthase transmembrane domain-containing protein, whose product MLRWVVRAAVSVSVVVVLVSVASASGLREAFAEVSGAVWVASLAVFLAGHALNAAKYRWLLQDPQATLGLCLRAHFAGLVANLGLPGVAGGDVVRATYLLPHGVNGTSATVASVLDRLIDTATLGALIAVGALVAGLPPALRTADVRVRWTLLAAGAVAAAALAGGLVVLARRRGASLGATLARLAGHVRDRAGAIGAAVAVTATVQSAFVLTNVWLARDLGLDVGVAPWFVAWPLSKIVAILPISLGGIGVREAALVSLLSPFGAPSALVFAAGLLWQGVLIASGLLGLAVGSALGVTRARLASTPQRP is encoded by the coding sequence ATGCTGCGCTGGGTCGTCCGGGCGGCCGTCTCGGTGTCCGTCGTCGTGGTGCTGGTCTCGGTGGCCTCGGCCTCCGGCCTTCGCGAGGCGTTCGCCGAGGTGAGCGGCGCCGTCTGGGTGGCGAGCCTCGCCGTCTTCCTGGCCGGACATGCGCTGAACGCCGCGAAATACCGCTGGCTGCTCCAGGATCCGCAGGCGACGCTCGGGCTCTGCCTCCGGGCCCACTTCGCCGGCCTCGTCGCCAACCTGGGCCTGCCGGGGGTGGCCGGGGGCGACGTGGTGCGCGCCACCTACCTGCTGCCGCACGGCGTGAACGGCACCTCGGCGACCGTCGCCAGCGTCCTCGACCGCCTGATCGACACCGCCACGCTCGGCGCCCTCATCGCCGTCGGCGCCCTCGTGGCCGGGCTTCCGCCCGCCCTGCGCACGGCCGACGTCCGCGTGCGCTGGACGCTCCTGGCCGCCGGCGCCGTCGCCGCCGCCGCGCTCGCGGGCGGTCTCGTCGTGCTGGCACGCCGGCGCGGCGCCAGCCTGGGCGCGACGCTCGCGCGGCTGGCCGGCCACGTCCGGGACCGGGCCGGCGCCATCGGCGCCGCGGTGGCCGTCACCGCCACCGTGCAGTCGGCCTTCGTGCTGACCAACGTCTGGCTCGCGCGGGATCTCGGCCTCGATGTCGGCGTGGCGCCGTGGTTCGTCGCGTGGCCGCTCTCGAAGATCGTCGCGATCCTGCCGATCAGCCTCGGGGGCATCGGCGTGCGTGAAGCGGCGCTGGTGTCGCTGCTCTCCCCCTTCGGCGCCCCGAGCGCCCTGGTGTTCGCCGCCGGCCTGTTGTGGCAGGGCGTGCTGATCGCCAGCGGGCTTCTCGGCCTGGCCGTCGGCAGCGCGCTCGGCGTGACCCGCGCGCGCCTGGCGTCCACGCCCCAGCGTCCATGA
- a CDS encoding glycosyltransferase family 2 protein, translating to MSTVDTLRTPAGASSDAAVAGHAAPIAAPAPPPDLAVIIPAFNEEGGIRSTVERVQTVLSGMACRSELVVVDDGSADRTAAEARAAGARVVAHPVNKGYGAALKTGILGTKADCVLIIDADCTYPPEAIPRLFAHMATADMVVGSRPLSSAGVSWVRRPPKWFLNRLASYLVGRRIPDLNSGQRIMRRSVLLHFLPLLPMGFSFTSTITMAMLANGYEVIYEPIDYAVRTGRSKIRPSDFGNFILLVVRAIVLFNPLKVFLPVGAVLFAIGIAKLAQDIYLMNLSETAVMAFLSAIVVWSVGLLADMIARLQLTRGPQA from the coding sequence ATGAGCACGGTCGACACCCTGCGGACGCCGGCCGGCGCGTCGTCGGACGCCGCCGTCGCGGGACACGCCGCACCGATCGCCGCCCCGGCCCCACCGCCAGACCTGGCCGTCATCATCCCCGCCTTCAATGAGGAAGGCGGCATCCGATCGACCGTCGAGCGGGTGCAGACGGTGCTGTCGGGCATGGCCTGCCGGTCCGAGCTCGTCGTGGTCGATGACGGGTCCGCCGATCGCACCGCGGCCGAGGCCCGCGCCGCCGGCGCCCGCGTGGTCGCGCACCCGGTGAACAAGGGCTACGGCGCGGCCCTGAAGACGGGCATCCTCGGCACAAAGGCCGACTGCGTCCTCATCATCGACGCCGACTGCACCTACCCGCCGGAAGCGATTCCCCGCCTCTTCGCGCACATGGCCACGGCCGACATGGTGGTCGGCTCGCGACCGCTGTCGTCGGCCGGCGTCAGCTGGGTACGGCGCCCACCGAAGTGGTTCTTGAACCGGCTGGCCAGCTACCTGGTGGGCCGCCGCATCCCGGACCTCAACTCCGGGCAGCGCATCATGCGGCGGTCCGTCCTGCTGCACTTCCTGCCGCTGCTGCCCATGGGCTTCTCGTTCACGAGCACCATCACGATGGCGATGCTGGCCAACGGCTACGAGGTGATCTACGAGCCCATCGACTACGCCGTGCGAACGGGCCGGTCGAAGATCCGGCCGTCGGACTTCGGCAACTTCATCCTGCTCGTGGTGCGGGCCATCGTGCTCTTCAACCCGCTGAAGGTCTTCCTGCCGGTCGGGGCCGTCCTCTTCGCGATCGGGATCGCCAAGCTCGCGCAGGACATCTACCTGATGAACCTCTCGGAAACGGCGGTCATGGCCTTCCTGTCGGCCATCGTGGTGTGGTCCGTCGGCCTGCTCGCGGACATGATCGCGCGCCTCCAGCTCACGCGCGGGCCGCAGGCCTGA
- a CDS encoding class I SAM-dependent methyltransferase has protein sequence MSAHTRRAACRACGTPFDAPFLALGPMPLANNLPRSPEELAAQARYPLDVCVCRTCSLVQTPDVIDPRVLFAHYVYLTGMSETMRVHNRAYAAHVVGLTGAGAGDLVVDIASNDGSLLLEFQPHGVRTLGIEPAANVADIARGRGVDTVTRFFDDTAGRDLRDEHGPAAAVLANNVLAHVDDPVGFLRGAGRLIGPRGLVVIEAPYVAEMLDRLEYDTIYHEHLSYFSIGALARLADEAGLVLVRVDHVPIHGGSLRAHFGHPAAWAGHGTTVSDAVARERAQGLADVGRYARFAEAVHAHRQALRALVGDLAAAGHVVAGYGAPAKATTLLNFCGLGPEAIAFTVDRNPLKVGAFVPGVGVPILDVDALASRRPDYALIFPWNLAAEIAAQQQAYREQGGQFLLPLPEPRPLAIAAEGRAQ, from the coding sequence ATGAGCGCCCACACCCGGCGCGCGGCCTGCCGTGCCTGCGGCACCCCGTTCGACGCGCCGTTCCTGGCGCTCGGACCGATGCCGCTCGCCAACAACCTCCCGCGATCGCCGGAGGAGTTGGCGGCGCAGGCACGCTATCCGCTCGACGTCTGCGTGTGCCGGACCTGCTCGCTCGTGCAGACGCCGGACGTCATCGACCCGCGCGTGCTGTTCGCGCACTACGTCTACCTGACCGGGATGTCCGAGACGATGCGCGTCCACAACCGCGCGTACGCCGCGCACGTGGTCGGGCTCACGGGCGCGGGCGCCGGCGATCTCGTGGTGGACATCGCCAGCAACGACGGCAGCCTCCTGCTCGAGTTCCAGCCGCACGGCGTGCGGACGCTCGGCATCGAGCCGGCCGCCAACGTCGCCGACATCGCGCGGGGCCGGGGCGTGGACACGGTGACGCGGTTCTTCGACGACACCGCCGGCCGCGACCTGCGCGACGAGCATGGCCCCGCGGCGGCCGTGCTGGCCAACAACGTCCTGGCGCACGTGGACGACCCGGTCGGCTTCCTCCGCGGCGCGGGGCGCCTCATCGGCCCGCGCGGCCTGGTCGTCATCGAGGCGCCGTATGTCGCCGAGATGCTCGACCGGCTCGAATACGACACCATCTATCACGAGCACCTCTCGTACTTCTCGATCGGCGCGCTGGCGCGGCTCGCGGACGAAGCGGGACTCGTGCTCGTTCGCGTGGACCACGTGCCCATCCACGGCGGGTCGCTCCGGGCGCACTTCGGCCATCCGGCGGCATGGGCCGGACACGGCACCACCGTGTCCGACGCCGTGGCCCGGGAGCGCGCCCAGGGACTCGCGGACGTGGGCAGGTACGCGCGGTTCGCGGAGGCCGTGCACGCGCACCGCCAGGCGCTCCGGGCCCTCGTCGGCGACCTGGCGGCCGCCGGACACGTCGTGGCCGGCTACGGTGCGCCGGCCAAGGCGACGACGCTCCTGAACTTCTGCGGCCTCGGGCCGGAGGCGATCGCGTTCACCGTGGACCGCAACCCGCTCAAGGTGGGCGCCTTCGTGCCGGGCGTCGGCGTGCCGATCCTCGACGTGGACGCGCTGGCCAGCCGGCGTCCCGATTACGCGCTGATCTTCCCGTGGAACCTGGCCGCCGAGATCGCGGCCCAGCAGCAGGCCTATCGCGAGCAGGGCGGGCAGTTCCTGCTGCCGCTGCCGGAGCCGCGGCCGCTGGCCATCGCGGCGGAGGGGAGGGCCCAGTGA
- the rfbF gene encoding glucose-1-phosphate cytidylyltransferase: protein MKVVILAGGKGTRIAEETVTRPKPMVEIGGRPILWHIMSIYAAHGLNDFVVACGYRGELIKEYFNNFFVHHSDFAINLKDGTRDVLNAGAPDWRVTVVDTGLDTMTGGRVRRLRPLLQDGTFMVTYGDGLGAVDLRALLAFHRAHGRLATVTAVRPPARFGNLAIDGDRVREFAEKPQTGEGWINGGFFVFEPGLFDYIAADATSLEQEPLERVAADGQLMAYKHEGFWQPMDTVRERQLLESLWASGGAPWKVW from the coding sequence GTGAAGGTCGTGATCCTGGCTGGAGGCAAGGGGACGCGGATCGCGGAGGAGACCGTCACCCGTCCGAAGCCCATGGTGGAGATCGGCGGCCGGCCGATCCTGTGGCACATCATGAGCATCTACGCCGCGCACGGGCTGAACGACTTCGTCGTCGCGTGCGGGTATCGCGGCGAGCTCATCAAGGAGTACTTCAACAACTTCTTCGTGCACCACAGCGACTTCGCGATCAACCTGAAGGACGGCACCCGCGACGTCCTGAACGCGGGCGCGCCGGACTGGCGCGTGACCGTCGTCGACACGGGTCTCGACACGATGACGGGCGGCCGCGTGCGCCGGCTCCGGCCCCTGCTGCAGGACGGCACGTTCATGGTCACCTACGGCGACGGACTCGGCGCCGTCGATCTCCGGGCGTTGCTGGCGTTCCACCGCGCCCACGGGCGCCTCGCGACGGTCACGGCGGTCCGGCCCCCGGCGCGGTTCGGCAATCTGGCCATCGATGGCGATCGGGTGCGCGAGTTCGCGGAGAAGCCCCAGACCGGCGAGGGCTGGATCAACGGCGGGTTCTTCGTCTTCGAACCGGGCCTGTTCGACTACATCGCCGCCGACGCGACGTCGCTCGAGCAGGAGCCCCTCGAACGCGTCGCCGCCGACGGCCAGCTGATGGCCTACAAGCACGAGGGCTTCTGGCAGCCCATGGACACGGTCCGGGAGCGGCAGCTGCTCGAGTCCCTGTGGGCCAGCGGAGGTGCGCCGTGGAAAGTGTGGTGA